One genomic window of Tenacibaculum tangerinum includes the following:
- a CDS encoding tetratricopeptide repeat protein, with protein MRFIITYFLICFGSKIFAQNCESYKWKGNYKKYEACKKQKEAYQFYQFTKEYQELLDEVIQIDSTYDDAYWAKSIAYLKSGDFLSWKPLIDKAVELNPKMHLGYRGWCRYQFFRDYKGAIRDIEEYEKIIKGDIGYCQNGDYHLLIAKAICYKAIGKKDEAIKIIEDYLKNNNEESDLFNYYHLGVLYFEKGEYQQALKNFKKQEESNKLADNKYYIAMCNKHLNNIKEYKEKIIQAEEMAKEGFFMQDPYTHHYDKVYRSQIIEELNRSKKI; from the coding sequence ATGAGATTTATTATAACATATTTTCTAATTTGTTTTGGAAGTAAAATTTTTGCTCAAAATTGTGAGTCCTATAAATGGAAGGGCAATTATAAAAAATATGAAGCCTGTAAAAAACAAAAAGAAGCATACCAATTTTATCAATTCACTAAAGAATATCAAGAATTATTAGATGAGGTTATACAGATAGATTCTACTTATGATGACGCTTATTGGGCTAAATCAATAGCGTATTTAAAAAGTGGTGATTTTTTATCATGGAAACCCTTAATTGATAAAGCTGTTGAATTGAACCCAAAAATGCACCTTGGTTATAGAGGTTGGTGCCGATATCAATTTTTTAGAGACTATAAAGGAGCTATAAGAGACATTGAAGAATATGAAAAAATAATAAAAGGAGATATAGGGTATTGTCAAAATGGAGATTATCATTTGTTAATAGCCAAAGCGATATGTTACAAAGCGATTGGTAAAAAAGATGAAGCAATTAAAATAATTGAAGATTATTTAAAAAATAACAATGAAGAATCAGATTTGTTTAACTATTATCACCTTGGGGTTTTGTACTTTGAAAAAGGAGAATACCAACAAGCTTTAAAGAATTTTAAAAAGCAAGAGGAGAGTAACAAATTAGCAGATAATAAATATTATATAGCAATGTGTAACAAGCATCTAAATAATATTAAAGAGTATAAAGAAAAGATAATACAAGCTGAAGAAATGGCAAAAGAAGGGTTTTTTATGCAAGACCCATATACGCATCATTATGATAAAGTGTATAGATCTCAAATAATAGAAGAATTAAATAGAAGTAAAAAGATTTGA
- the hemC gene encoding hydroxymethylbilane synthase, with protein MQKIIRIGTRDSQLAMWQAKKVQKLLEELGHQTQLIPVKATGDLVLDKPLYELGITGIFTKNLDIAMLNDDIDIAVHSMKDVPTVLPQGIIQAAVLKRANYNDILLLKDNEEFMAQPNGVIATGSLRRKAQWLNRYPTHTVEGLRGNVNTRLQKLEDNDWNGAIFAAAGLERIGLRPKGAVNLSWMIPAPAQGAIMITALEENEEIKEVCAQLNDKDTEICTGIEREFLNRLEGGCTAPIGALAFINEKEEEVNFKGILLSRDGKKKIEVSKKVKVGRHKYVAKDCANYVIDKGGKLLMMEDEGIEKQFSIYSTKKLSEAQKKLLPTHMDVQDSDFIKIRFNRIAPKVIKEEIEHVIITSKNGVEAILNSFSSDELQFKNIYCVGRRTKKLIEQRIGKVTHSERNAKKLSKYLSKELKGQEVTYFCSNLRLETLPLILKANEITVHEVEAYKTMYSPAKVDEKVNGVLFYSPSTVESYMKKNTADTIAFCIGESTANEAKKYFKEVQIAKMPTVESVLELVNLHFVKV; from the coding sequence ATGCAGAAGATAATTAGAATAGGTACGCGCGATAGCCAATTGGCTATGTGGCAAGCAAAAAAAGTTCAAAAACTTTTAGAAGAATTAGGTCATCAAACTCAATTAATCCCCGTTAAAGCAACGGGTGATTTAGTTTTAGACAAGCCCCTTTACGAATTAGGAATCACAGGAATTTTTACTAAAAATTTAGATATCGCTATGTTAAATGACGATATCGATATTGCAGTACATTCCATGAAAGATGTTCCAACCGTATTACCACAAGGCATTATACAAGCGGCAGTTTTAAAACGTGCCAACTACAACGATATTTTATTATTGAAAGATAATGAAGAGTTTATGGCGCAACCTAACGGAGTAATCGCTACAGGAAGTTTACGTAGAAAAGCACAATGGCTAAATCGTTATCCAACACATACAGTAGAAGGCTTACGCGGAAATGTAAACACCCGCTTACAAAAGTTAGAAGATAACGATTGGAACGGGGCTATTTTTGCAGCAGCAGGATTAGAACGTATCGGTTTACGACCTAAAGGAGCCGTAAATTTATCATGGATGATACCAGCACCAGCCCAAGGAGCTATTATGATTACTGCTTTAGAAGAGAATGAAGAAATTAAAGAAGTATGTGCTCAGTTAAACGATAAAGATACAGAAATTTGTACTGGAATAGAACGTGAGTTTTTAAACCGTTTAGAAGGAGGGTGTACAGCGCCCATTGGAGCTTTAGCTTTTATAAATGAAAAGGAAGAAGAAGTCAATTTCAAAGGAATTTTACTAAGTAGAGATGGTAAAAAGAAGATTGAAGTTAGTAAAAAAGTAAAAGTAGGAAGACATAAATATGTAGCAAAAGATTGTGCAAACTATGTAATAGATAAAGGAGGAAAGCTACTCATGATGGAAGACGAAGGAATTGAAAAACAATTTTCAATTTATTCAACAAAAAAACTATCTGAAGCACAAAAAAAACTACTACCAACACACATGGATGTTCAAGACAGCGACTTTATTAAAATACGTTTTAATAGAATTGCCCCTAAAGTAATTAAAGAAGAAATTGAACATGTAATTATTACCAGTAAAAATGGGGTAGAAGCGATTTTAAACTCCTTTTCTTCAGACGAATTACAATTCAAAAATATTTATTGTGTAGGTCGAAGAACCAAGAAGCTAATCGAACAACGTATCGGAAAAGTAACGCATTCAGAAAGAAATGCGAAAAAACTATCTAAGTATTTGTCAAAAGAATTAAAAGGGCAAGAGGTAACCTATTTCTGTAGTAATTTGCGTTTAGAAACCTTACCACTTATTTTAAAAGCAAACGAAATTACGGTACATGAAGTTGAAGCTTATAAAACCATGTACAGTCCAGCAAAAGTTGACGAAAAAGTAAACGGCGTATTATTTTACAGTCCGTCAACTGTTGAAAGTTACATGAAAAAAAATACAGCAGATACAATTGCCTTCTGTATTGGAGAAAGTACCGCTAACGAAGCAAAAAAGTATTTTAAAGAAGTACAAATAGCGAAGATGCCAACCGTAGAAAGTGTTTTAGAATTGGTAAATCTACATTTTGTAAAAGTATAA
- the hemA gene encoding glutamyl-tRNA reductase, protein MIVENKHHSNLYNIGVSYKKADAAIRGKFSISKENQIRLLEEAKQKGVDGIFVLSTCNRTEICGFAEHPFQLISMLCKYSNGSVEEFANVSNVYKNKEAIQHLFRMGTGLDSQILGDYEIVGQLRKAFKQAKEVGTTNAYFERLVNHVMQASKRVKNETRLSSGTTSVSYAAVQYLINNLPDYNSKNVLVFGLGKMGKHTCKNLSEYTQNKSVRLINRTEEKTEEFVKDHNAISKASYANLATEVSNSDVLIVSTGASFPTITKEHVPADKELLILDLSMPANVSKEVGDLENVTIVNVDDLSKITDETLAIRQEEVPLAEAIIQTHSQEFQEWLNHRRFTPAITALKESLQTIQQDEIAFHKKKIKDFDEEQAEILTSRFIQKITTQFVKHLKDEETSVNTSIEVMAKVFGANLESIHAEDN, encoded by the coding sequence ATGATAGTAGAAAATAAACATCATAGTAATTTATACAACATAGGCGTTAGTTATAAAAAAGCGGATGCTGCGATTAGAGGGAAGTTTAGTATTTCCAAAGAAAATCAAATTCGACTTTTAGAAGAAGCAAAACAAAAAGGAGTAGATGGAATTTTCGTGCTATCTACTTGTAACAGAACTGAGATTTGTGGTTTTGCTGAACACCCTTTTCAGTTAATAAGTATGTTGTGTAAATACTCAAATGGTTCTGTAGAAGAATTTGCAAACGTATCAAACGTATACAAAAATAAAGAAGCGATTCAACATTTGTTCAGAATGGGAACAGGGTTGGATAGCCAAATTTTAGGAGACTACGAGATTGTAGGGCAGTTACGCAAGGCATTTAAACAAGCCAAAGAAGTAGGAACTACCAATGCGTACTTTGAGCGTTTGGTTAACCATGTAATGCAAGCAAGCAAGCGAGTTAAGAATGAAACGAGATTAAGCTCAGGTACTACCTCAGTGTCGTATGCTGCTGTTCAATACCTAATTAACAACTTACCCGACTACAACTCGAAAAATGTTTTAGTATTTGGCTTAGGTAAAATGGGAAAACATACCTGTAAAAACCTATCAGAATACACCCAAAACAAATCGGTACGATTAATTAACAGAACAGAAGAGAAAACAGAAGAATTTGTAAAAGACCATAATGCTATTAGTAAAGCGTCGTATGCAAACTTAGCAACGGAGGTTTCAAATAGTGATGTGCTAATTGTTTCTACAGGAGCGAGTTTTCCTACAATAACGAAAGAACATGTTCCAGCTGATAAAGAATTGTTGATTTTAGATTTATCAATGCCAGCGAATGTGTCAAAAGAAGTGGGAGATTTAGAGAATGTAACGATAGTAAATGTTGATGATCTTTCAAAAATTACCGATGAAACTTTAGCAATCCGTCAAGAAGAAGTACCTCTTGCAGAGGCGATTATTCAAACACATAGTCAAGAATTTCAAGAGTGGTTAAACCACAGAAGATTTACGCCTGCAATTACCGCTTTAAAAGAATCTTTACAAACGATTCAACAAGACGAAATAGCTTTCCACAAGAAAAAAATAAAAGATTTTGATGAAGAGCAAGCAGAAATACTAACCTCAAGATTTATTCAAAAAATAACGACACAATTTGTGAAGCACTTAAAAGACGAAGAAACTTCGGTAAATACGAGTATTGAAGTAATGGCTAAAGTGTTCGGAGCAAATTTAGAATCCATCCATGCAGAAGATAATTAG